The Rhododendron vialii isolate Sample 1 chromosome 1a, ASM3025357v1 region GCAACTATTCCAGACTATATATTGAACCTCCCCAATGAAGTTATGAGCAGCCCGATGGGTGCTCTAATTTGTAAGTTTTCTCTTCCATACATATCTAATGTTATTTGGATGTCTGGATGAATCATCCAAATCGTCCTTCAGTAGTTCTTGAAAGTGCTGCTCTAGCGGGATAGATTTCTCCGAGCTTATTAATTGCAGTTTCCAGTCGTTGCTCTATTGTTGGTCTTTAGTGGCTCTGAAGCACTTGGTTCTAGCATCTTCTTTTGAGTTCCATATTGGTTGAAGTCATCCGAGAAGTGGCAGTGCAAAAACCGCACTCTCAAATTCTTGCTGCCAGTTTTGGTTTATTTGCTTAAGCGTAGAAGCTAGTTTGCTTCGGTTAAGTTGTCTAATTGCTGATTAAAGAAAACCAACTTGTTATTGTCTTCCAAATAAGCGGAGCAAAGTGGATACAGAAAGATTTAGCTCATCTTTAGTTTTGCTGATTGCTTACTCCTAAGAAATGTGCAAATAAGCAGTGTGAACCACACGTCCTTCAATAGAAATTTGAAACAGAGATTAGTTGCTTTATGATTCTGAGTCTGGTTTATGAGTTCAAAGGTCTCGCACTGTTTTTGCCAATTGAATTTCTAGCTTCAACTGCTGAGTGAATTGCTTACCTATTTTAATGATTTCGATGCAGTGCCTATGATTCAGCAACTGGAGACAACCATGAGATCAGGGGCCGTTCCCCAAGCTCCACAGTTCCGGCCGACTACACAGGTTCAGAACTCCCAGCCAACAGGCACTGCCAACAAATCCACGGCTAACAATGGTGAAGTCAAATCTGAAGTACAATCTCCCAAGGTTGGGGATCCAAAGAGAGACACCCCTGCTGCCAAAGCTACTGGAGTGCAAGAGAAGTCATCTATCAATGGGAATATGAAAGACCCTCTTGGGGATGCCCGGGGCAAGGTACAAGAGGAGATCAGCGCTGAATTTGCTGCTATTATGGCCCAGGGGACTCTGCGGGCTAGTGAAGCTGCAGCACTTGCTACCCGAAGGGTGATGCAGAGATACGGGCAAGCAAATGTTGCACTGAGCTAGAGTTCACAAGGTTTTTTTTAacctatttttctctcttaagAGGACTCTTACTATCCTTTGTATTGTGGGTTTTATGACAACCCCTTAATATCTAATTATCTATAAGACCTTGTTTTATTTCAGCTGAAACTGATTGGCACATTTCCgataaattttattgtttttgatCTGGACGATTCTGGTAATTGACTCTCCAATGTATCTCTCTTTTGTGTCCTCTATCTATGATGTTCCCTGACCTTTACTTGATGAAGGTCTGGTCTTAGCAGCTGTACTGTTACATTTAACAAGGTGACAGTTGACTGCTCGCATGGGAGAGCAAATAAGCcatgttgtgtgtgtgtgtgtgtgagagagagagagagagagagagagagagagagagagagagagatccaacCATATTCTTTTGTTTCCAAAAACTTTTCAGGGTaactaattaaacaaaaaaatatgcttGAGGATCATTTTATATTCCCAAACCATTGCAAACAATTTGACTTTGACTGTAGGCATCGAATGAGTGAACTGTTTCCTGTCCTGTTTTAAAATGTGTGAactttctctcttcctcccatCTTATACAGTAAGATACCCGCGTTTGCACTTCACATAGAGAAAAGAATCAACGAACTGCGAACAAGAATTTGTTCCTGGACTTTCCTAACAGGTTGTTTGGCTCGAAGGAAAAGGCATGAAGAAAGGGGGAAGGAGGGACTGACTACTGAGGGAGCGGGGGAAACACATTATGGTAGGTACATTATGAAGATTGGAAATGTGTAGAAAGGAGGGAAGAGCAAGATGATTCCTTTCCGTGCAACCAACCAATTTGATATGAAACAACAATCCTTTCCTAGTTTGGACCACTTCCTTTCCTGTTTTCCGTTCTCCCTACCAAACAACATTATGATTCGGGATGTGGTAGCAAAAGGCAAAAGACTTGAATGCCAAAGGTAACAAATGCATAGCAATTCGTAACATTATTTATAGATGTATGTCCTTGCCCAAATGTCATAAAACTTATGACGTGGTTCACTAAAAAGACTTGTATAAGCCCACCAAGTGACGCAAGGCGATCTTAATCGGTCGAACTAacttgtcc contains the following coding sequences:
- the LOC131320425 gene encoding uncharacterized protein LOC131320425, whose product is MAEEGYKVSLNVYDLSQGLARQLSMTFLGKAIEGIWHTGVVVYGNEYFFGGGIQHCSAGVTPYGTPIKVVDLGVTHVPKDVFELYLEEISPRYTAESYSLLTHNCNNFSNEVAQFLVGATIPDYILNLPNEVMSSPMGALILPMIQQLETTMRSGAVPQAPQFRPTTQVQNSQPTGTANKSTANNGEVKSEVQSPKVGDPKRDTPAAKATGVQEKSSINGNMKDPLGDARGKVQEEISAEFAAIMAQGTLRASEAAALATRRVMQRYGQANVALS